The Nicotiana tomentosiformis chromosome 9, ASM39032v3, whole genome shotgun sequence genome contains the following window.
ATAATTGAACATTTGCAATTTTAACTGAAAACATTCTACTAGCATGGTAAAACACAAATATGGAATGTACATGCATTATAAGTTACTTGAGGTAACGACTAGTGTAAGAGATGAGCATATTGGAAAATACAATTAATAGTGGTATTTCAGAAACTTATAAGCTCATTTGAGGAACCGATTTAATTGAGCAATACTATAAACCGCATAGCAATACAACTTATAAATCACATTTGAAGACTTGTGATTTATACAAGAACGACTTATAAATTACATTAGGAGAATGCGACTTATACATCGATATGTTGTCGAATGCTTTGATTTATACATCGCTTTTGAGAAATTGTGACATATACCCACATTTGAACAATGTGATTCATTGGTAAATCAATTTTGATTATCTATTTACTAATAATGTGGAACTATTAACATGGTTAATATAAACTGTTTGAACTCGAGATGCAGTGTGGTAGAAAATAATTTATAAGTGGAGAATGTGACTTGTAAATTGCAATACAGGAATGCGACTTATTAATCGATATTCAGAAATGCTATTAATAACTCGTAATCCAAGTGCGATATATAAATCGTGATTCAGGAATACGATTTGTAAATCGCATTCCATTCATCCAATTGAGGAATGCGAACAAATGCGATTACAAATATTACAATTATGCTTCTCCTTCGGCTTTAGTACCAAAAGTTCATTTCGAAAACAACCAATAGAAGACTGACCTCCATCCTCAGAGGTCAACAGTCAACACCCCccaccccccccaaaaaaaaaaaatactcaaaCGCCTTTCTCAGTGTTTTTTAATAATATTCTTCCCaaatcctaaaagttcaattccaCTCTCCGGTTTTTTTCTTGGTGAATTCAACAATGGTGAAATTCGAACTGGGTTACACGTTTTTGTTCCTTTTTATTACAATTGGAAGTGCAAGTGGGGGAATTGAAGGGGTAATCAAAGTGAATTACAAATTTAGTGGTTCTGAACGGACTCTCAGTGCCCTAAAAGCTCATGATGATAAACGCCATCTCAGACTTCTCGCCGGCGTCGACCTTCCTATCGGCGGCACCGGTCGTCCTGATTCCGTCGGGTCTGCCTTTTTTTTTTCATACCCGTATTTTTTGTATTGAGTGTGTACTTCAGGCTTATATACTTGTACTTTAGTGCATGTTATTTATACCCgttagacacacacacacacacatatatatatatatatatatatatatatatatatatatatatatatatatatacacacacacacacacactctagTCTGTTAGTTTGATGTGTTGTACTTTGGACTTTACTGCTAGTACTGGTTTTGTGTAAATAGTTCTTATACTGCACAAAACTTAAAACTCATAAATTGATTGTTTTGGTTTGTGGGAATAGGATCGGGTGTGCGAGTTTCTACCAAATTCATAGTAGTTAATTTGCTAAGATAAGCTACTTTGAATTACAGAGGGAAAAGAAATATTAACTTGTGGTTTTTTCTAAAGTTGAGTTGAGTTTATGGCAAAACTTGCTAGTCTTTtgtaaaacagaaggataataGTTGTGCGCAAGGGTGTGGTGAAACAAACATGCGGAGACAAAACAAAAACTAGGCGATTCCTTCCTATCTGCTTAAGTCTTGGTGGGAGGTAATATTTACCCGGTGGAAAAATCAAGGTGGTCCCAAGCTGGCCCAGACACCATCGtcatccaaaaaagaaaaaaagaagaaggataaTAGTTTGGATCGCTGAATTTAGCATTCCAAATCTTTAGTGAACTATTGTAACGTTTTTGGAAGAGGGGAACATAATTCGTAATTCAATTAGTGAATTGTGTTAAGTCGGCACTTACTTGATGGTGGTTTTGCTTGCGTGTGAATTAAGTTGTACCTTACTCTAATGCTGGAGTGTAGCTGCTTGAGCATATAGTGGAAAAACTACATGCTTTAGTCTATGGTAGCTCGTCATCTTACCGAAGGGCCAACTGCTGGAGAATATATGTTTCCCTAGTAATGATATGATAGGCATATGTgtgcttattttttttttttgcatgaaTAGTTTTTCTTAAATATGTTAATAGAAACTTGATTAGTGCTTTGCATTTTGAATTTCTTGTTGACTTGACGGAATATCCTGGAAGTTATTGGATGATTTAATTCATAAGTATGTAAATGTTTGGAAAAAGTCTAGTCATGTAGTGATATTAATTTTGAAGAAGATGGGTGATATCGAATAATCTTGTGCAGGTATGGAAGTCCATGGTTGAATAATAGTATTTCAGTGCTAAGGCTAACGAAGTTGGTTCTTGAATAATTTGAAGAATGATCCATGGTTTTTTTGTGCAAGTTTCAGTTTGATGCAAACTAAATATTTTACATAGCAAAATGCTCTGGAAAACCCTTACTATTTTACCATATTGGGTCATTTTAGGCCTGCCAGTATAATTGTAGtctgatttttaatatattatagGCTTTACTATGCCAAGATTGGGATTGGAACACCATCAAATGCTTATTATGTGCAAGTGGATACGGGAAGCGACATAATGTGGGTTAACTGCATCGGATGTGATCAATGCCCCAGAAGAGGATATCATGGTGTACGTTTCTTATGTTTTTGATTGTATATCCTTATTCAGCTCTCTGTATATGCTTGCTCCcagaaaaaaagtaaaagaaaagataTCTGTCATGCTCTCTTTCTCCCTTTCTAATCTAAATGTGTTTTTTGGGCAGCTGGAGCTAGCATTCTACAATCGAAAGGATTCTCTCTCTGGTAAATTAGTTTCTTGTGGACACCAGTACTGCAAGGATGTCAATAAGGGTTCAGTATCAGGATGCTATGGTAACACGTCATGTTTTTTTAGTGAAACTTATGGAGATGGAAGCTATAGTTTGGGCTACTTTGTGGAGGACGTTGTTCAATATGACCAGGTTTCTGGTGATCTCCAAACTAAATCATCAAATGGAAGTGTAATTTTTGGGTAAGATATATGTTGGATGTAATCTGAGAACAAGAAAATTCGTCAATAGCTTGTTGAAATCATATAATTCTCAAATGAAACTTGATGTCTAGGTAGTCGAAGGGGAAGTCCTAGGAAGAACATGGTATCATCTTAGGAGTCCGTCTTATTCCGTTTTCAGTTTTTCTTATTGATGCCCGTATTGTCTTCTATATTCTAGAATTATTCACAATTTGATCTTGATTTggctttattttccttcttttcagAGCAGAAGTAAATTAAAACTTTACTTTTTTCAGCCTTTCAGGAATCTTGAGATATTTCTAATGGGGCTGCAGGGGATAAGAAAGAGGGGAAGTAAAAGAGAGAAATGTCAGTTCCCTGGTTTAGCTTAAGAAGTAGGAGGGAGAGTTCTTTGATTGCACATTTCTCCACATTCTCTTTTCTTGATTTCATCTCTTGATTCACTTTTTTAATTCCTCTAAAAGCAGAAACACAGGAATCTTATTTAATTGTCTCCTAATTTTACCAAATAACATAAGTGTTTCTCTAGAGGAGATGAAGAGAGGATTGCTAGGGGATACTCGGGGAAGTGAATCAAATAGTCCCTCTCTCCCTATGTAAACTAAATGCAGTCTATGTGACAGTGTCTTGAAAAACAGTCAATCTGTTGCTTTAGGTGATGCGAGGGTTCCTCACTTATTCTTCACTGTTTCATGACTGTGTCTCAACCCTTTCTTTTTAAGTAGCAGTTCTCAGCTCCATTCTTGATAAAGTTATATTTGGGTGCTTTCTTATCTTCTTTCTCCAAGTTATTGCTGAGTGCACGTGAAACGAGCTACGCCACTAGAACAATGTAGAAAATATTTCACCAGCCTAGATCTAATGACATTACGTTGCCTGATAATTTAAGATGCTTTCATTGTTTCCGGAGATTGGAAATAATGAAAGCATCTTAAGTTATCAGGGCGGAGAATATTGAGTCTCTAGCTCAGGTTTTGAATTGTAAGGTTGGCGCTCTTCATAATGGTTACATGGGCTTGTAGGATCTTCAAACAAGGATCAACCAGAATGATATCCGGTACTGTGGAGTGTCTAAAAGTGACTTGAAAGTTTGAAATAAGATGCTTGTCCACAGGAGGCAAGGAAGTGTTTATTCAGAGCACACTATCAAGCATCCCTACATATTTCATGTCTGTTATATGCACTAGCTAATGTCACAGAAACGCTGTAAAGATCCCAACGAATTTTTTTTATGTGATTCTTAAGATGGGGCAAGAACATTCCAATAGGTGAGGCGGGAGATTGTTACATCTCCAAACTGATGGGTGGGCTTGGGGGTTAAAAACTTAGGATTTTCAATAAGCCCTTATTAGGGAAATGTATAAGAAGGCTTGGGATAGAGAAGAATGCTCTATGGAGAGAGGTGATAGTGGAGAAATACGGGGTTATGGAAAGGGGCTAGAGGACAAAATGTCACTATGCCTTTTGGATGTGGCGTATGGAGGAATATATTCCAAGGGGTGAGAAGAGTTCAACAGTAATATGTCTTTAAGGGTAGGGGATGGCAGGAGGGTAAGCTTTTGGGGACATAGGTGGAGTGGGGATATCACTTTGAGACTCACTTTTCCTAGCATTTACAGAATTTCATGGCAGAAGGAAATGCCATTTCAACGAGTCAGGAGGAAACAAGATAGAGATGTTTTGGGGATTTGAGATTTAGAAGGAACCTGTAAGCAGAGGCGGATTTAGAATTTTAAACTTATGGGTTCCTACAACGATCTCAAGTTAATATACATAATAATTGGATCAACGAAGTGGGTTCCAAGCTAAATATTCTTATACTTTTAATGAAGTTTTAGTATAAATATGGGGTTTACgcaaaagctactgggttcaCGAGAGCCTATAAACCTTGCATTAGATCCGCCCCTGCTTGTAAGATTGGGAGGTGTTAAACACAAACAAAGCAATTTACAGGATTTCCGTGATGTTTGGAGGCAGGGGTCGAGGAATAGTGGTGTTTATTCTGTAAGTCTTATTACTAGAAGCTATTGGTTTGAAAGAAGTTTGCATAGCCTTACCTTTCGATTTGGATTCCTAAGATGTTCAAAAACTTGCGTTTTTTTACCTGGTTAGCAACAAGAGGGGCGATCTTGACAGTTGCGAATCTGAGGAAGAGGAAAATTTCCAACATCA
Protein-coding sequences here:
- the LOC104092458 gene encoding aspartic proteinase 36-like isoform X2, which codes for MVKFELGYTFLFLFITIGSASGGIEGVIKVNYKFSGSERTLSALKAHDDKRHLRLLAGVDLPIGGTGRPDSVGLYYAKIGIGTPSNAYYVQVDTGSDIMWVNCIGCDQCPRRGYHGLELAFYNRKDSLSGKLVSCGHQYCKDVNKGSVSGCYGNTSCFFSETYGDGSYSLGYFVEDVVQYDQVSGDLQTKSSNGSVIFGCGGTQSEDLTSSDDALDGVLGFGKSNTSMLSQLASSGRVKKMFAHCLDGVNGGGIFAIGNVVKPKVNMTALVPNQQHYNVNMTAVEVGYQILNFSADVFTNGENKGVIIDSGTTLAYLPEVIYGPLVKKILSWQPDLRLRTVHDEYTCFDYSGSVDDGFPQVYFHFENSVSLRVRPHEYLFPYIWFSQIS